A stretch of Plasmodium chabaudi chabaudi strain AS genome assembly, chromosome: 14 DNA encodes these proteins:
- a CDS encoding secreted ookinete protein, putative, with protein MLLFAYKTWYLLFLYIYVKTEVKCDIENYSLPECDVSIDSAICINNGQKILLPQAKPYGLSAHINFDSITPVDSSGNRNHALGNFFASPGFGGIRNSGLFRKNYIYIPHSDEYFKSADFSYTFFLYILEDDMSIKNSTKGKYCPVIHKGIAKEKIQEFSPAILINTKNGRIKTVLSTSSTTSSTGEEFLSNFKLGHHQWYHIAVVKHINHIRLFVNGILDTSYLTEGIIRTNDFPIYIGGAPYSLDDCDFPFLIDELKIYNISIGVDHIQSEASATLGGLEPSFVYFGCFRCDINTAVLSCPNNYHLCNKMELYIGVYNIMRKFNLNIDNIILPFSPENNIGIGVCCADM; from the exons atgttattGTTTGCCTATAAAACAtggtatttattatttctatatatttatgttaaaaCTGAAGTTAAATGTgatattgaaaattattCCCTTCCCGAGTGTGACGTATCCATCGATTCAGCTATTTGCATTAACAATggtcaaaaaatattgcttCCCCAAGCAAAGCCATATg GATTATCTGCGCATATAAATTTCGATAGTATAACACCAGTAGATTCAAGTGGCAATAGAAATCATGCACTAGgaaatttttttgcatCACCAGGATTTGGTGGAATTAGAAATTCTGGATTATTccgaaaaaattatatttatattcctCATTCCGATGAGTATTTTAAAAGTGCAGATTTTTcctatactttttttttatacatattagaGGATGATATGTCTAT aaaaaatagcACAAAGGGGAAATATTGCCCTGTTATCCACAAa GGTATAgctaaagaaaaaattcaGGAGTTTTCTCCTGCAATATTGATAAACACGAAG AATGGAAGAATAAAAACAGTTCTGAGTACATCATCCACTACTAGTTCTA CTGGAGAAGAATTTTTGAGCAATTTTAAGCTGGGGCACCATCAGTGGTATCATATTGCgg TTGTTAAGCATATTAATCATATAAGACTATTTGTAAATGGAATTTTGGATACGAGTTATCTCACTGAAG GAATAATCAGAACAAATGATTtccctatatatataggggGAGCACCATATTCTTTAGATGATTGCGATTTCCCATTTTTAATAGACGAATTAAagatttataatataagtaTAGGAGTTGATCATATTCAAAGTGAAGCATCAGCAACATTAGGGGGTCTTGAACCATCCTTTGTTTATTTTGGATGTTTTCGTTGTGATATAAATACCGCGGTTTTATCATGTCCTAacaattatcatttatgtaataaaatgGAGCTATATATAGGtgtgtataatataatgagaaagtttaatttaaatatagataatataatactCCCATTTTCAcctgaaaataatataggaATAGGTGTATGTTGTGCGGATATGtaa
- a CDS encoding WD repeat-containing protein, putative, whose product MKKQIEEYNKKYFRNIQFIYDFLDKIGMKNSLRELKNESKINYVKEYDDYFLEKEINYFTDSNSSEDDKEEGEESDDSTDYWNANQGLFAHTINQMNNSILSKAIDSFEIELKNRSKEIKSKVENNNICNDKKDEYKNDQTIKNNIKNSTTIADSDISFNHAKEQNDFMNKISFQGIKENIKLPEKIDDIKKGDITNSINKENFLKNIIENVKDSPLPNLNALNLPIYENYKNAMAATEKIFDCKSINKDQNSTIDNLSYNSSIQNYKSLANEKREEHYAGVGKEDHDIAICKTEQSEKNNNKINTNRDDSTHNWDNYFSNEKSISKEVKIKYISSNPTIAPAAITPETKEKGKKNDEYTGKSNILFVKYIDIYNIDKYKNSKFENVIFFNLFFPIVVLVGYADGNIKLLFIIYEKSQNKFEECMHICKGLDEISLGSPIMYIDINYKDNIFITSTMSGQIYICSIDIQNINKLTDIIEGNNSIDSIKNNIKGDIKYINIIKKLAYHNGYSSKCLFNYNLSFFCSIANDKNLIIYEKIKDDNSNSSPIYDKKKIIGLPETPTSVLWVYANNIDDADNENKELIAVSMLNNNHILLINSETYNIEDKIYLFDATEKYNILNLEYNRKKNIIVICADTSTIFVYSILKKEIIKKIYGCVLNSLSFPTMEMDINGNNIYITSDDYTNGTHILIFDIKSGNMIDSINNGYKIRCFRLLKNYICPFLDDQSSKNVEENKKALLILGSFDKKIHFFSN is encoded by the coding sequence atgaaaaaacaaatcgaagagtataataaaaaatatttccgGAATATCCAATTTATCTACGATTTTCTGGATAAAATTGGAATGAAAAATAGTTTAagagaattaaaaaatgaaagtaaaataaattatgtaaaagaatatgatgattattttttagaaaaagaaataaattattttacagATAGCAATAGTAGTGAAGATGATAAAGAAGAAGGTGAAGAAAGTGATGATTCAACTGACTATTGGAATGCAAATCAAGGATTATTCGCTCATACTATTAACCAAATGAATAATTCTATTTTATCTAAAGCTATTGATAGTTTCGAAATAGAATTGAAAAACAGATcgaaggaaataaaaagcaAAGTGGAAAACAACAACATTtgtaatgataaaaaagatgaatataaaaatgatcaaacaataaaaaataatatcaaaaatagtACTACTATTGCTGATTCAGATATTAGTTTCAACCATGCTAAAGAACAAAATGACTTCATGAATAAAATTAGTTTTCAAGGaataaaggaaaatataaaattgccCGAAAAAATAGacgatataaaaaaaggtgATATTACAAAttctataaataaagaaaactttcttaaaaatataattgaaaaTGTGAAAGATTCACCTTTGCCAAATTTAAATGCTTTGAATCTTCCGATTTATGAAAACTATAAAAATGCAATGGCTGCaactgaaaaaatattcgaTTGTAAATCCATCAATAAGGACCAAAATAGTACTATTGATAATCTATCATATAATTCTAGcattcaaaattataaaagttTGGCTAATGAAAAAAGGGAAGAGCATTATGCTGGTGTGGGAAAAGAAGACCACGATATAGCCATTTGCAAGACTGAACaatcagaaaaaaataataataaaataaatactaaTCGAGATGATAGTACACATAATTGGGATAACTATTTTTCCAATGAAAAATCGATATCTAAGGAAGTCAAAATTAAGTATATCAGTTCGAATCCTACAATTGCACCTGCTGCCATTACCCCTGaaacaaaagaaaagggaaaaaaaaatgatgaatacACAGGaaaatcaaatattttatttgttaaatatattgacatatataatattgataaatataaaaatagtaaatttgaaaatgtgatattttttaatttatttttcccaATTGTTGTTTTAGTTGGATATGCAGAcggaaatataaaacttctttttataatttatgaaaaaagtcaaaataaatttgaagaatgcatgcatatatgtaaaGGATTAGATGAAATATCTTTAGGGTCTCCAATAATGTATATagatattaattataaggataatatatttattacttcAACGATGAGTGgccaaatatatatatgcagtATTGATATTCAAAACATAAACAAGTTAACTGATATTATAGAAGGAAACAATTCAATAGatagtattaaaaataatattaaaggcgatataaaatatattaatataataaaaaaattagcaTATCATAATGGATATTCATCCAAATGtttgtttaattataatctttcttttttttgttctatagctaatgataaaaatttaataatttatgaaaaaattaaagacgATAATTCAAATTCTTCCCCTATATAtgataagaaaaaaattatagggTTACCTGAAACACCTACCAGTGTATTGTGGGtatatgcaaataatattgacGATGCTGATAACGAAAATAAGGAACTTATTGCTGTCAGCATgctaaataataatcatatattattgataAATAGTGAAACATACAACATagaagataaaatatatttatttgatgcaaccgaaaaatataatattttaaatttagaatataatagaaagaaaaatataatagtcATATGTGCAGATACATCTacaatatttgtttattcaattttaaaaaaagaaattataaaaaaaatttatggaTGTGTATTAAATTCGCTTTCCTTTCCAACTATGGAAATGGATATcaatggaaataatatttacataacATCTGATGATTATACAAATGgtacacatatattaatatttgatataaaaagtGGGAATATGATTGATTCTATTAATAATGGTTATAAAATTAGATGTTTTCgattattaaaaaactaTATTTGTCCATTCTTAGATGACCAAAGTTCAAAGAATGTTGAAGAGAACAAAAAAGCTTTGCTTATTTTAGGatcatttgataaaaaaattcactTTTTTTCAAACTAA